In one window of Solanum pennellii chromosome 2, SPENNV200 DNA:
- the LOC107010639 gene encoding probable carboxylesterase 17 — protein MVTTITHDPRQNPNNVRKVDHDIVVVEEIEGLIKVYNNGHIERPPIIPNVPPNNSLPHLTSKDIIFHNLWSRIYLPNPTNNKKLPLLVYFHGGGFSLGSAAWKCYHDFLSTLASKIEIVILSVNYRLAPENRLPAAYDDGFHAITWLKNQAIVNPKEQNWWSSKCNFSNMFIGGDSAGANIAYHVAIRLNKNNIKPLYLKGVILIQPFFGGESRTYSEKYSIQPPYSALNLSASDTYWRIALPVGSNRDHPWCNPRLSDTNNIKLLSVLICISEMDILRDRNLEMCNILAKAGIKVDKHVYNGVGHAFHILHNSPLSQPRTQDMMTHLKAFIYNNNQ, from the coding sequence atggttaCTACCATTACACACGATCCTAGACAAAATCCCAACAACGTAAGAAAAGTTGACCATGACATAGTTGTTGTGGAAGAAATTGAAGGTCTCATTAAAGTTTACAACAATGGCCACATTGAAAGACCACCTATTATCCCAAATGTCCCACCTAATAATTCCCTCCCTCACCTTACATCAAAAGATATCATTTTTCACAATTTATGGTCACGAATTTACCTCCCTAATCCTACCAATAACAAGAAATTACCTTTACTCGTTTATTTTCACGGAGGCGGTTTTTCACTAGGCTCCGCTGCATGGAAATGTTACCATGATTTTTTATCAACTCTTGCTTCgaaaattgaaattgtaattttatctGTTAACTATCGCTTAGCACCCGAAAATCGTCTTCCTGCTGCTTACGACGATGGGTTCCACGCTATAACGTGGCTAAAAAATCAAGCTATAGTAAATCCCAAGGAACAAAATTGGTGGTCTAGTAAATGCAATTTTTCAAATATGTTCATTGGTGGTGACAGTGCTGGTGCTAATATTGCTTATCACGTAGCCATTAGgctcaataaaaataatatcaagcCTTTATATCTAAAAGGGGTTATTTTAATCCAACCATTTTTCGGAGGCGAATCGCGGACTTATTCagaaaaatattcaattcaaCCTCCATACTCTGCTTTGAATTTATCTGCTTCCGATACTTATTGGCGAATCGCTTTGCCAGTAGGCTCGAATCGTGATCATCCATGGTGTAACCCGAGATTGAGTGATACTAATAACATAAAACTTCTATCTGTGTTGATCTGTATATCGGAGATGGACATACTCAGAGATAGAAATTTGGAAATGTGTAACATATTGGCGAAAGCTGGAATTAAAGTGGACAAACATGTTTATAATGGTGTAGGACATGCATTTCATATTCTACATAATTCACCACTCTCTCAACCAAGAACTCAAGATATGATGACACATCTCAAGGCTTTTatctataataataatcaataa